AGCCAGGTTGTCCACCATCACCTTGGAGGCGGTGGCGTACGCCGCATCTCGTCCTTGAGACATTTGtcttgggggggaaaaaagacagaATAGAGCTGAGATGAGCAAAGCAAATGTGCCCACGTCGCCATTCAAGCGTCACGGCGCGCACTTGTGGAAGGCGGCCTTGCCGAGGGCCACCACGGGTCGGCTGGCCCCGCACACGCGCCGGGCGACGGCCATGGTCTCCGCTTCCAATCGCTCCTCCGGAACAACCTTACTGAGCAACCCGTGCAGCAAAGCGTCGTGGGCGGAGATGGGAGCGCCCGTGAAAAGCATCTCCATGGCAACCTGCCGGGCACAAGTCACCAAACTAGCTTCATGTTAACAAACGATGCTAATGAATAGCCTCAGCGTCACCTTCCTGGGCACGGCTCGGCCGATGGCCACGGCCGGCGTGGAGCAGAAGAGCCCCACGTTGACGCCCGGGGTGGCGAAGGTGGATTTGTCGGACGCCAGCGCCACGTCGCAGCTGGCCACCAGCTGGCAGCCCGCCGCTGTGGCCACGCCATTCACCATGGCGACGACGGGGACGGCCACGTCTTGTATCAGAGTCATCACCTGGCCGTGCAATAGACACCTCAATAAATACGCTCAACACAGACGGGTAAAGCGGCTAACCTGCGCGCACGTGTGAAACACACGGGTGTGATACTCTCGACCCCGGGCTGACGTCAGCTCCTTCAAGTCGTGGCCAGAGGAAAACACGGGACCTTCAGCTAACACAATAGTGACACAAGTTGAGAAAGTGGCAAACTATGCATATTATTTCCATGGGATACCTGATATGATGATAACTCGAAGATCTTGGCTGTCCACATCAGTCAAGATGTCCTCTCGGAGAGACTCCAGCATGGACAGAGACAGAGCGTTCCTTTTTTTGGGATTGTTCAGTATTATTCTTCTACAAAGGTACAGAAATTCACATGTTTAACTTTTTGACATGAAGTTACAGCAAACAGAAAGCAGCAGAACAAGGAAAGCGTgttaaaagaacaaaatcgATTTCATGAGAGACCTTGAAACTCATTTACGAGCTGTGTCAAAGTTGACTGCTGTGGTTTGCATTGTAAATACATTGAactgttgttctttttcaaGCCAGTTCGTCACCTAATGCCGTTCTCCTGGCTGCGCACAGTCAGTGGTTCCGGTTCCGTTCTGTTTGAGAAGTACCGACGTCCAGTCAGCAAACGTGAGCTGGTGACGTAGCTCACATTGCTGCGCAACAACCGACGGACCGCTGCAGCCATGTTTGACtcgttcaaaacaaacacctgTCACTTCCGGGTCTGTGACGTCGCACATCGGTGACCGGTGACGTCAAGCTTGCGCGACAACCGTATTTGTTTTGaccgtgttttgtttttcgtattttcattcatttccaatCAGCACCAGTATATCGACAAAATGTCATGAATCTTTGCTACACAAAGCCAAACAATGTTCATTCGTGTCATATTCAGAAAGGGAAATGGttggttatttatttcattgttttttttaatggactaACATTGATTATGACAAATCGTGATCATGATGAGGCTCATTATAAGGCAACATTTTCTCCTGAAAAATGGGTTATTATAAAAAGTGATCATTTTGAGGACTATGGCAACACTTTTGcctgaaaaaaaggaaagaaaaagtgctatctatttttttctgcatcaTTGCTGAGTGAAGCATAACCATGGCAACCTGGAAGCAACTCCCTCATCTCAGTCTTGCAGTATCTGCAGGTGCAGGTGTTAGCTCTGGAAATGTTGCCAATGAAGTTAGGGcaagacaaagaagaagaggtCCCAGGGGGGGCAGAGGTCACACGCAGAAAGCAAAGCAGCAGGACCCAGGCCTCCTGTCAGGTGACGGCGTTCACGCTCTGACCGCCCTCGGCCGGCGTGAAGAACTGGACTTTGGGCGAGAGCATGCCGGAGTTGTTTCGTCGCAAGCtcccgctgctgccgccgcctcccTTGCGCATGGAGTTGTTGCGCCGCATGGAGTTCCTCTTCCTCAGGGAGTTCTGGTGTGACAGCTCGCTCTTCTGCATGCTCTGGATCAAGATGGACGGCTTCTCGTCCAGCTCGCGGGCGCTGCAGCGGGGCGTGGCCACCTGTCGTCGTAGCGCACAATCAAACTTTCTACTTGGACTGAGAGTTCCTCCGCTAGTTAGAACCCGTCAGCGCCCGACTATTTGGAAGCGGTTTTCCTCTCGAATACGGCCGCCGCGTGACCAACCCGCACTGTGTTGCCGAACTTGGAGTAGTCGACGGAGTAGACGCCCTCCTCCTCGGTGACGATGGGGACGAAGCGGTGGCCCCACTGGATCTCCTCGGAGACGTAGGAGGTGCGGGCTTGCGTGGTGATGCCGGTGGTCTCCACCACGCCCTCCAGGATGACAATCACCTCCAGGTCGCTGCACTGGAGCTCCATGGCCGACAGGTCGTACAGCGGACTGCCGGGCAGAGGCGCGGGAGCCCAGGTGCTACGCTAGCACGCGCTGCCACAAAAAAAGGCCGGCGGCGACGGAGGACCCACCTGTTCTTGTCGATGACGTGGCAGATGATGAGCGGGGCGAGCAGGAAGAGGCTGTTGCTGGACGTGGCGCTCTCCGTCTGGACGTCGATCTGATGGATGGGGATCACCTCGCCCTCGGGAGTGGTCGTCTTCCTCACCACCTGCAAACGCACGGCGGAGCGGCAGAAGGACAATGTAAGGTGGACACGATTGGCAAAATCGCAATAGCAATCTAGCGACCTGAAGGCGGACGGTGGCGCCGATGATCATGCTCTTGCGCAGGTCGCCGATGCGGATCATGAAGCACAGGCGGTTGTTGCGCACGGCGATGACGGCGTGGCGGCTGAAGATGAGCGTCTCGGCGCGCCGGTTGGACTGCGCCGTCTTCATGAAGATGCAACCTGGAGCAAAGGCGGGCGGGGTCACGTTAGGGTCACGGGGCTCGGTCTATGTTGACGACTACCCAGCATGACGGCGTTGATGATGAGGCCCACGATGTTCTGCAGGATGAGCACCGTGATGGCGGCGGGACACTGCTCGGTGATCATGCGGCCGCCGAAACCGATGGTCACCTGCACCTCGATGGAGAACAGGAAGGCCGACGTGAACGACCTGGGCGGGACAGGCACAAGTGTAAACGGTGACTGCTAAAAGAGATCAGTCCCATCGTGGTCATGGAACATTAAAAATGGCCTCATTTCATTTGTTACGTTAGCCAGCAACCAATCAAAGGAGGGAGAAGGCCGCGTGGGCGGGACCaaagaaagacattttctCGCATGAAAAAGTCACTGCAATGAGGGAAACCTCATCAGAAACCTACGTCACGAGTTTTGAAGCTGCAGCGTGAGCACTTACTTGACTCCGGTGACGCAATGCGCGCCGTCGAGACGTCCGGGGTCCAGGTCTCCGTGCGCGAACGTCACCAGCCACCAGCTCATGGCGAAGAGTAGCCAGCTGCTGACGAAGGTGGTGGTGAAGATGACGAGCGTGAAGCGCCACTTGAGGTCCACCAGCGTGGTGAAGACGTCCTGCAGGAAGCGGCCCTGCTCGCGGATGTTCTTGTGCGCCAAGTTGCACGAGCCGTTCTTGGCGATGAAGCGCGCCTTGTTGACGCGGTCGCGGAACACCGGCTTGCGGGGCATGCGGGACGCCAGCCCCGGCAAGCCGAACTCCTCCGGGATAATGCTTTTTCGAGCCAGCATGATTGgtttgctcgctcgctcgcctcgCTTCGCTCTTGTGCGCCTTTTACGCACGTCGTCTCAGCGCCTCTGACGTGCGCTCGCTcgggcgcgcgcgcgcgcattTCGGCGTTGGTTGGGAGCCGCCTCTGCTGGGCCGGCTTTACGACCTCCTCAAGCCGGACCCGGTAGCGCTGCTTTCCCGAAGCGTCAATTTAAAGGCACCCAagcaataacacaccatcaaaaaGATGCCCAAATAAGCTCAACAACTTCCCTTTAAAGTGCACCCTTTGACTTGAAATTCGACAAAGTTGAGGGAAATTGATTCTTGGTCGAGCCGCCAGGTGGCGCTATTTAATAACATATCGCTCACCAGAAATAAGTCCTTCCTAAATAAAAAACGCCCGGGGGAGGAGCCAGCAAATTTTTCGATTGGCAAAAATAGTCACCATCTTGAAAAGACTAGAAAAGGACTTTAATGCACACGACTCGGTTGCATTGTACAAATGCTGAATAGGAATCAAAGCAACACGTGATGCAGAAGGTAAAAGACTCAAGTGAAGTCATCTTGTGAATAAAACAACGTGCGCTCGGCCCAACATGTGTTACTGCCgcaccggaaaaaaaaaatgctgttgcATGATACTGAAGTTTTCTGTTTTTGGGCTCAACGTTTAGTGCCCGAGTCAAAGTGAAACGTCGGGGCGTGTGCCGCACCCAAACATTGTGATCACTCGCTGCTACATGTCAGCCTTGACGAAGGAGGCAAACATGCCGTCCTCCTGCTCCAGAAGCGTCTCGGGCTTGTCGTACTCCAGGATGTTCCCGCGCTTCATGACGATCACCAGGTCGGCCGTCAGGATGGTGTGCACGCGGTGctgaggagggaggggagggggggagcaggGCACACGCTGAGCAACTCAACTAACAATGTTACTCTTTGCTACTAACCAGGTTGTCTCTGGCAGAACCAGGACCAGAACCAGCCCCCGGTGgcgaggagaagaagaagaaacggAAAGAgaataggggggggggggccgaGTCCACGTGGGCCGGGCTGGTCCGGTCCGGTTCTACTTGTGTGTTCGCACTAGCACACTGAAGAGGCTCTCCTCCTGTGCTAGCAAGTTGGGACCCGAGTCACATTCCACCAAAATCCCAGAGGAGAAGACCAGCACCTGCCCAGCTTCCAGGATGGAAGAGACGCGGTGCTGAAGGGTTAGCACAGGACAGGACGGGACGGGACGGCCGGGACAGAACAGGACAGAATGGCAAACGATAGGAAAAGCAAGTTGAGTGGAAATGACAAGAAGCTGGAAAAGGACACAAAGGCCAAGCAGGAAGCAAACGTGCAACACTCACTGCGATGGTCACAACGGTGCGGTCGGCAAACGCCGTCATCACAACTTTCTGTAAGATGTTCTCCTGAACGCACAGAAACACAAGTTGATGGTCGCTCTCCATCTGGCGCTGAGGAACATTTTATTCCACTGCACTGTGGCCGGGCGCACACGAGCAATCACGCACGCACCGTTGCCATGTCGATGGAGGCGGTGGCCTCGTCCATGATGAGGATGCTGCTCTTCCTCACAAATGCCCGAGCCAAGCAGAAGAGCTGCCGCTGCCCCACGCTGAAGTTCTCGCCGCCCTCTGTCACCACCGCATCTGCAAAACGGGACGGGCAACCAATCAGAAGGCGGCCCGGGTAAAAGCAAAGGCGTCGGCGGCCCGGGTAAAAGCAAAGGCGCCGGCATCCGTACCGAGTCCTCCCGGTAGCGCCTTGACCATGTTCTTCAGCTGCGCGATCTCCAACGCCTCCCACAGGCGCCCGTCGTTGCACGTCCGCTCCGGATCCAGATTGAACCTGCGGAAGGTCACGCCGCTTGCC
This genomic window from Syngnathus acus chromosome 23, fSynAcu1.2, whole genome shotgun sequence contains:
- the echdc3 gene encoding enoyl-CoA hydratase domain-containing protein 3, mitochondrial, whose amino-acid sequence is MAAAVRRLLRSNVSYVTSSRLLTGRRYFSNRTEPEPLTVRSQENGIRRIILNNPKKRNALSLSMLESLREDILTDVDSQDLRVIIISAEGPVFSSGHDLKELTSARGREYHTRVFHTCAQVMTLIQDVAVPVVAMVNGVATAAGCQLVASCDVALASDKSTFATPGVNVGLFCSTPAVAIGRAVPRKVAMEMLFTGAPISAHDALLHGLLSKVVPEERLEAETMAVARRVCGASRPVVALGKAAFHKQMSQGRDAAYATASKVMVDNLALRDGQEGIRAFIEKRKPVWSHQVENVHE
- the kcnj8 gene encoding ATP-sensitive inward rectifier potassium channel 8, whose amino-acid sequence is MLARKSIIPEEFGLPGLASRMPRKPVFRDRVNKARFIAKNGSCNLAHKNIREQGRFLQDVFTTLVDLKWRFTLVIFTTTFVSSWLLFAMSWWLVTFAHGDLDPGRLDGAHCVTGVKSFTSAFLFSIEVQVTIGFGGRMITEQCPAAITVLILQNIVGLIINAVMLGCIFMKTAQSNRRAETLIFSRHAVIAVRNNRLCFMIRIGDLRKSMIIGATVRLQVVRKTTTPEGEVIPIHQIDVQTESATSSNSLFLLAPLIICHVIDKNSPLYDLSAMELQCSDLEVIVILEGVVETTGITTQARTSYVSEEIQWGHRFVPIVTEEEGVYSVDYSKFGNTVRVATPRCSARELDEKPSILIQSMQKSELSHQNSLRKRNSMRRNNSMRKGGGGSSGSLRRNNSGMLSPKVQFFTPAEGGQSVNAVT